From one Sulfolobales archaeon genomic stretch:
- a CDS encoding metal ABC transporter permease — translation ISMALLTLLVAYMIEKGYSQDIAIGFGVVIASAIASTSSYYIALGIPGGISYIYTLLFGNPFLFPLSSAAYYLILGLSILAVMISLWRFFIYMAFDPEFFELAKGGGRLYRWVLYTLIAITAIYISRLVGAIPAHILLLTPGMAVQRMGSSSYIPGIALATISSISAAMLSYYIAGLPYGLSLGITSISLYIGIRLGVARHG, via the coding sequence ATATCTATGGCACTACTCACACTATTAGTTGCATATATGATTGAGAAGGGGTATAGCCAGGATATAGCTATAGGCTTCGGTGTTGTAATAGCCTCAGCTATAGCCTCGACATCCTCATACTATATAGCCCTTGGAATACCTGGTGGGATTTCATATATATATACATTGTTATTTGGAAACCCATTTCTCTTCCCCCTAAGCTCTGCAGCCTACTACCTAATCCTAGGACTCTCGATCCTCGCTGTGATGATCTCGCTATGGAGGTTCTTCATATACATGGCATTCGATCCCGAGTTCTTCGAGCTAGCGAAAGGTGGGGGTAGGCTCTATAGATGGGTATTATATACATTGATAGCGATCACAGCAATATATATCTCAAGGCTGGTAGGAGCAATACCAGCACATATATTACTCCTAACCCCAGGCATGGCTGTTCAGAGGATGGGAAGCAGCAGCTATATACCGGGGATAGCCCTTGCCACTATATCATCGATATCAGCAGCCATGTTATCTTACTACATAGCAGGGCTTCCCTATGGCCTATCACTCGGCATAACATCTATATCTCTTTACATAGGCATAAGGTTAGGGGTGGCTAGACATGGCTAG
- a CDS encoding metal-dependent transcriptional regulator has protein sequence MARDKGDKLGRRALDYLLAIYMLSREKGYARLTDISRYMGVSPPSAHEYISELVRIGYVSKKGRGAYSLTEAGIEILSRRIHAHGVLEEMFVRIFKINVETACSIASAIDLEIEWRELEKICSTLGHPTTCPHGMKLPHGGKVGLLTEGEICIKIERG, from the coding sequence ATGGCTAGAGACAAGGGGGACAAGCTAGGTAGAAGAGCTTTGGATTACTTGTTAGCCATATATATGTTATCACGGGAGAAGGGGTATGCAAGGCTCACCGATATCTCTAGATACATGGGTGTCTCACCACCATCAGCCCATGAGTATATATCGGAGCTCGTTAGAATAGGATATGTGTCTAAAAAAGGAAGGGGCGCCTATAGCCTTACAGAAGCTGGTATAGAGATTCTATCTAGGAGAATACATGCACACGGTGTTTTAGAGGAGATGTTCGTAAGGATCTTTAAAATAAATGTTGAAACAGCATGTTCAATAGCATCAGCAATAGATCTCGAGATCGAGTGGAGAGAGCTTGAAAAAATATGTAGCACACTAGGTCATCCAACCACATGCCCGCATGGGATGAAGCTACCCCATGGAGGAAAGGTGGGGCTTTTAACAGAGGGGGAAATTTGTATAAAAATAGAAAGGGGCTAG